The uncultured Methanomethylovorans sp. genome contains a region encoding:
- a CDS encoding preprotein translocase subunit Sec61beta, whose translation MSKKNSSGSGLMSSAGLMRYYEADKKAVHIDPKTVLIFGVLIGFAVLILNAVYGSWP comes from the coding sequence ATGTCTAAGAAAAATTCAAGTGGTAGCGGGTTGATGTCATCAGCCGGCCTGATGCGTTATTATGAAGCAGACAAGAAGGCAGTTCATATCGACCCAAAAACTGTGTTAATATTTGGTGTATTAATAGGCTTTGCTGTCCTTATACTTAATGCCGTTTACGGCTCTTGGCCATAA
- a CDS encoding signal recognition particle protein Srp19, with translation MRDKNKLVIWPVYIDRNRSRSQGRIISKKSSIAEPTLIEIEKAALKLGLNPEVEKDKSYPKSWWEKSGRVLIDNSAPKTQLSRKIATAIKEIRSK, from the coding sequence ATGCGTGATAAGAATAAACTGGTAATATGGCCTGTCTATATAGACCGTAACAGATCAAGAAGTCAAGGACGTATAATCTCAAAAAAGTCCTCTATTGCCGAACCAACTCTCATTGAGATTGAAAAAGCGGCATTAAAGCTTGGTTTGAATCCTGAAGTCGAAAAAGACAAATCCTATCCAAAGTCCTGGTGGGAAAAGAGTGGCAGGGTCCTCATAGATAATTCTGCTCCAAAAACACAGCTTTCAAGGAAAATAGCTACGGCCATAAAAGAAATCCGCTCGAAATAA
- a CDS encoding S-methyl-5-thioribose-1-phosphate isomerase has product MRTIDWNDESNSIVMIDQTLLPEEYKIIECKTLASLCEAIMSLRVRGAPALGAAGGYGMALAARLSSAKDMDSLIKDMEVAAKTIKSTRPTAVNLAWGVDRVLRATDDAYDLKSVKNIALSEAKRIADEDVAKNRKLGEYGAELLEDGDVVLTHCNAGRMACVDWGTALGVIRSAVEDGKQIEVIACETRPLNQGSRITTWELMQDNIPVTLITDSMAGHLMRKGVIKKVIVGADRITGDAVFNKIGTYTHSVLAKEHEIPFYVAAPLSTFDLEGWEDTVAIELRNEDELRFCNGKAIAPKDVRVYNPAFDATPMENITAIITEKGVYYPPFLLDELFI; this is encoded by the coding sequence ATGAGAACCATAGACTGGAATGATGAATCAAATTCAATCGTAATGATCGATCAGACGTTGCTGCCTGAAGAATACAAAATCATAGAATGTAAAACACTTGCTTCTCTGTGTGAGGCTATTATGTCTCTGAGGGTACGTGGAGCTCCGGCTCTTGGGGCTGCAGGTGGATATGGTATGGCGCTTGCAGCAAGGCTTAGCAGTGCAAAGGATATGGATTCATTGATAAAGGATATGGAAGTTGCAGCAAAGACTATTAAATCCACAAGGCCTACTGCTGTTAACCTTGCATGGGGGGTTGACAGGGTATTGCGTGCTACTGACGATGCTTACGATCTCAAAAGTGTAAAAAATATTGCACTATCAGAGGCAAAAAGAATAGCAGACGAAGATGTGGCGAAGAACAGAAAGTTAGGTGAGTATGGTGCTGAATTGCTGGAAGACGGTGATGTAGTGCTTACTCACTGTAATGCTGGAAGGATGGCTTGTGTGGATTGGGGTACGGCTCTTGGGGTAATTCGTTCTGCAGTGGAAGACGGCAAACAAATAGAGGTCATAGCATGTGAGACACGGCCTCTTAATCAGGGAAGCAGGATCACTACGTGGGAACTTATGCAGGATAACATTCCTGTAACTTTGATAACTGATTCTATGGCAGGACACTTGATGAGAAAAGGTGTCATTAAAAAGGTCATAGTAGGGGCTGACAGAATAACGGGTGATGCAGTTTTCAACAAGATAGGGACCTATACTCATTCTGTACTTGCCAAAGAACATGAAATTCCCTTCTATGTAGCTGCACCTCTATCTACTTTTGATCTTGAGGGATGGGAAGATACAGTAGCTATCGAATTAAGAAATGAGGACGAATTGCGTTTCTGTAATGGAAAAGCAATAGCTCCAAAAGATGTGAGGGTCTATAATCCGGCATTCGATGCAACCCCTATGGAAAATATCACTGCTATAATTACGGAGAAAGGAGTTTATTATCCTCCATTTTTGCTGGATGAATTGTTCATTTAA